One Chitinophaga varians DNA window includes the following coding sequences:
- a CDS encoding M1 family metallopeptidase encodes MTLRKIYSLASLLLCGMAQPCLAQNTPVSRYDHHEAFSPLFYPSNGNEYRSAGGQPGPKYWQNAADYKITVALDTLQHRISGSVLITYKNNSPDHLPFLWLQMDQNVYREDSRGTATVAATGDRFANRTFTKGFELKSVDVVSNGKSSAAKYLVDDTRMQVRLSDALKPGGNLQLKIDYSYTIPEYGTDRTGRLNTRHGWIYEIAQWYPRMAVYDDVLGWNNIPYLGASEFYLEYGNFDYTITAPANMVVVGSGALVNEAQVLNSTEAARIAKARNSDATVMIRDTTEFHNAAVKGNRTWHFVCKESRDVAWAASGAFIWDAARMNLPGGKTALAQSVYPAESAAPNAWRRSTEFVKGCIEHYSSQWYPYTYPVATNVAGIVGGMEYPGIVFCSAKSTKGGLWGVTSHEFGHNWFPMIVGSNERKYAWMDEGFNTFINGIAAASFNKGEFNTEQSGQRAAASMFGSNAEAIMNTPDVIGLRYNGVAAYFKPAMGLKLLRDQILGHERFDYAFREYIKRWAFKHPTPWDFFRSIENAAGEDLAWFWRGWFFNIWKLDQAVKSVTYVGSDPAKGAIITLQNLEQLPMPVVMTVRTESGRVDTVRLPVEIWQRGATWAYHHPSKEKLVSVIIDPKGDMPDINPSNNSWKAETGKPVPAGTTAATVLKGYVNAIGGSEKLKGVKDLSIEAQGETQGTEVELKSLYKVPGKIWQAVTIPAINGVAYKVAVNGDSARMWQMGREIPLGPSEKIMLKEKNQLFPELSWLETPDNVKVELAPQTETVNDEDVYVLTIATANGSLQKNYYSAKTGLKVRTLLLSGQEGSPASNAVTDYLEYRNVNGVQIPSRFRTTAGGFDTNVKVVKAAINSNLSDDVFTK; translated from the coding sequence ATGACACTACGCAAGATTTATTCTCTGGCCTCCCTGTTGCTGTGTGGAATGGCACAGCCTTGTCTGGCACAGAATACGCCGGTTTCCCGGTATGACCATCATGAGGCATTTTCCCCTTTGTTTTATCCGTCTAACGGAAATGAATACAGGAGCGCGGGAGGACAGCCCGGGCCTAAATACTGGCAAAATGCCGCCGACTATAAGATAACCGTCGCCCTGGATACCCTGCAACACCGCATATCCGGCAGCGTATTGATCACTTATAAAAACAACAGCCCAGACCATCTGCCTTTCCTGTGGCTGCAGATGGACCAGAACGTGTACCGCGAGGATTCCCGCGGCACCGCCACGGTAGCGGCCACTGGCGACCGGTTTGCCAACCGTACCTTTACCAAAGGGTTTGAACTGAAGTCGGTAGATGTGGTGAGCAATGGCAAAAGCAGCGCTGCCAAATACCTGGTAGACGATACAAGAATGCAGGTACGGCTCTCAGACGCCCTGAAGCCGGGAGGCAACCTGCAATTGAAAATAGATTATAGCTATACCATACCGGAATATGGTACTGACCGTACCGGCCGCCTAAACACCCGTCACGGATGGATATACGAAATTGCCCAGTGGTACCCCCGCATGGCCGTGTACGACGATGTGCTGGGCTGGAACAATATTCCTTACCTGGGAGCATCTGAGTTTTACCTGGAGTACGGCAACTTCGATTATACTATTACCGCCCCGGCCAACATGGTGGTGGTAGGCTCCGGCGCGCTCGTCAATGAGGCACAGGTACTGAACAGCACGGAAGCGGCCCGCATTGCCAAAGCGCGCAACAGCGACGCTACCGTGATGATCCGCGATACCACCGAATTTCATAATGCTGCCGTAAAAGGTAACCGTACCTGGCATTTCGTCTGTAAAGAATCCCGCGATGTGGCATGGGCCGCTTCCGGCGCTTTCATATGGGATGCTGCCCGTATGAACCTGCCTGGTGGCAAAACAGCGCTGGCACAGTCGGTATATCCGGCCGAATCAGCTGCCCCCAATGCCTGGCGCCGTTCTACGGAGTTTGTAAAAGGCTGTATTGAACATTACTCCAGCCAATGGTATCCCTATACCTATCCTGTGGCGACGAACGTGGCCGGGATAGTAGGCGGGATGGAATACCCCGGCATCGTGTTCTGCTCTGCCAAGTCCACCAAAGGCGGCCTGTGGGGCGTTACCAGCCATGAGTTCGGCCATAACTGGTTCCCGATGATCGTCGGTTCCAATGAACGTAAATATGCCTGGATGGATGAAGGCTTCAATACTTTCATCAATGGTATCGCGGCGGCGTCCTTTAACAAGGGAGAATTCAACACGGAACAGTCCGGCCAGCGCGCGGCGGCTTCCATGTTCGGCTCCAATGCGGAAGCCATCATGAACACGCCCGATGTGATCGGTCTCCGCTACAACGGCGTGGCAGCCTATTTTAAACCTGCCATGGGCCTGAAACTGCTGCGTGACCAGATCCTGGGACATGAAAGATTTGACTATGCCTTCCGGGAATACATCAAACGATGGGCATTTAAACACCCAACACCGTGGGACTTCTTCCGTTCTATAGAGAATGCCGCAGGCGAAGACCTGGCGTGGTTCTGGCGGGGCTGGTTCTTCAATATCTGGAAACTGGACCAGGCGGTGAAGAGCGTAACCTACGTTGGCAGCGACCCGGCCAAAGGCGCTATCATTACCCTGCAAAACCTGGAACAGCTGCCTATGCCGGTAGTGATGACTGTCCGCACGGAGAGCGGCCGCGTTGATACCGTGCGCCTGCCGGTGGAAATCTGGCAGCGTGGCGCTACCTGGGCTTATCATCATCCGTCCAAAGAAAAACTCGTCAGCGTTATCATTGACCCGAAGGGCGATATGCCGGATATTAACCCGTCCAACAACAGCTGGAAAGCCGAAACCGGAAAACCGGTACCGGCGGGAACTACCGCGGCTACGGTGCTGAAAGGCTATGTCAACGCTATCGGCGGCAGCGAAAAACTGAAAGGCGTGAAAGATCTTTCCATAGAAGCACAGGGAGAAACACAAGGCACGGAAGTGGAATTGAAATCACTGTACAAGGTGCCCGGCAAAATCTGGCAGGCGGTCACTATTCCGGCTATCAACGGTGTGGCGTATAAAGTGGCTGTCAATGGAGACTCTGCGAGAATGTGGCAGATGGGCCGTGAAATACCGCTGGGGCCTTCCGAAAAAATAATGCTGAAAGAAAAAAACCAGCTGTTCCCCGAACTTTCCTGGCTGGAAACACCGGATAACGTGAAAGTGGAACTGGCGCCTCAAACAGAAACGGTCAATGATGAAGACGTATATGTACTGACCATCGCCACCGCCAACGGCAGCCTGCAAAAGAACTATTACAGCGCCAAAACAGGCCTGAAAGTACGCACCCTGCTGCTCAGCGGACAGGAAGGCTCACCGGCCAGCAATGCCGTAA